The DNA region TGACAATAGTTGAAGGATTTAACAAAATACTTTTTAGATAAAGAAGTTTTATTCAAAGAGATAAAAGAGATATCACCAAAAGAGTTAGGTAGTAGAAAAAAAATAGAAATATATATTGCAACTTCTGTAAAAAAAGAGTTCTACGCAATATTTATAATTGATGCAAAGAGTAGATTTATAAGAAAAAATGCAAATGATTTATTAGAGTTGTATTCTAAATTAGTAGATTTCCAAGAACATAATTTTAAGAAAAAAGAGTTACTTATTTCTTCTGCTTTATGCTCTAAAGCAAAGAAGTTTTTAGAAGAAAACAAATGGAGTGTAAGAATAGATTACTAAAGGAAAAAAATGTTTTATTTCTCTAAGTTAATAATATTTATTTTATTGTTAGTTATTAGTCTACAAGGAAATTCTTCTGTTTGGAAGGTTACAAAGAAAGATGGTAATTTTATTTATATTGGAGGGACAATACATCTCTTGTCAAAAGAAGATTACCCTCTAAAGAGGCAATTTGAGGATGCTTTTCATAATTCAGATGATATAGTATTTGAAGCTGATATATCAAAGTTCCAAACCCAAGAGTTTATAGAATTTGTGCAAGAAAAAAGTTTATACAAAAATGGTCAAACTATAAAAGATTTTTTGAGCATAGAGACTTATGAATCTTTAGAATCATATTTGAATTCAAAAAGATTACCATTGCATATATTAAAAATGAAACCAGGTTTTCTCATTAGTTATCTTGCAGTGGTTGTTTATGCAGAAGAAGGAATGAGTCTTCCTGGTGTTGATAACTATTTTGAGCAAAAAGCAAAAAAGCAAAATAAAGAAATTTTCTATTTGGAAGAGGGGAAAGAACAAATAGAATATATTTCAAATATGGGTATTGGCAATGAAGAAAATTTTATAAAATATAATTTAGCTGAGATGGAAAATGCATCAAAGCAAATTGCTATGATTAGAAAATCATGGAAAAATGGTGATCTAGAGTTAATCAAAAAAGAAATGTTACATGATTTTAAAATAAAATTCCCAAAAACATATGAAGAACTTCTAGTAAGAAGAAATAATAACTGGATGCCAAAAATAGAAAAAATGTTTATATCAAAAGATATTGAATATGTACTTGTTGGTTTTTTACATCTTGTTGGAGAAGATAGTATTTTATATAAACTTCAAAAGTTAGGATATAAAATAGAAAAAATCTAAAACGGATTTATTAAAGAGTTAATTAGTTATAATCCTAAAAAACTTTAGGATTTACTAATTGATTTTATGTGATATTGGAAATACTACTTTTCATTTTTTAATTGATGGGAAACATCAAAAATATTCTTTAAATGAAGAACTTCCAAGTTCTGATGAAATAATATATTTTATTTCTGTAAATGAAGAAGCATCTTTAAAACTGATAAAAACTTATACAAAATGTATAG from Arcobacter sp. LA11 includes:
- a CDS encoding TraB/GumN family protein, which produces MFYFSKLIIFILLLVISLQGNSSVWKVTKKDGNFIYIGGTIHLLSKEDYPLKRQFEDAFHNSDDIVFEADISKFQTQEFIEFVQEKSLYKNGQTIKDFLSIETYESLESYLNSKRLPLHILKMKPGFLISYLAVVVYAEEGMSLPGVDNYFEQKAKKQNKEIFYLEEGKEQIEYISNMGIGNEENFIKYNLAEMENASKQIAMIRKSWKNGDLELIKKEMLHDFKIKFPKTYEELLVRRNNNWMPKIEKMFISKDIEYVLVGFLHLVGEDSILYKLQKLGYKIEKI